From a region of the Mercurialis annua linkage group LG1-X, ddMerAnnu1.2, whole genome shotgun sequence genome:
- the LOC126654490 gene encoding uncharacterized protein LOC126654490 yields the protein MSSLTVKLSLINPKLSSSSSCSSSSAITVCGRPTIIFPRKRNYSFSLRVRANDSSKDNNSSSNSADSKPTNGSLPKTRKSILLEYVKNVQPEFMELFVKRAPQQVVDAMRQTVTNMIGTLPPQFFAVTITTVAENLAQLMYSVMMTGYMFKNAQYRLELQQSLEQVALPEAEEKKDVPDYAPGTQKNVSGEVIRWNNVSGPEKVDAKKYIELLEAEIEELNLQVGRKSANGQNELLEYLKSLEPQNLKELTSSAGEDAVLAMNTFIKRLLAVAESEKMKTSVTETSAPELAKLLYWLMVVGYGIRNIEVRFDMERVLGSPLKVAELPPGENI from the exons ATGAGTTCATTGACTGTGAAACTCTCCCTAATTAATCCTAaattatcttcttcttcttcttgttcttctagTTCTGCAATTACCGTATGTGGTCGACCTACGATAATTTTCCCGAGGAAGAGGAACTATAGTTTTAGTTTGAGAGTTAGAGCTAATGATTCGTCCAAGGATAATAACTCTTCATCTAATTCTGCTGATTCCAAGCCAACCAACGGCTCTCTG CCAAAGACCAGGAAAAGTATTCTATTGGAGTATGTCAAGAATGTACAGCCAGAGTTTATGGAGCTATTTGTGAAGAGAGCACCGCAACAG GTAGTTGATGCAATGCGACAAACGGTGACAAACATGATCGGCACACTACCCCCTCAATTTTTTGCTGTAACAATTACCACT GTAGCTGAAAATCTTGCACAGCTCATGTATAGTGTTATGATGACTGGCTACATGTTTAAGAATGCACAGTACCGCTTGGAATTGCAACAAAGCTTGGAGCAAGTTGCTCTTCCTGAAGCGGAAGAAAAGAAG GATGTGCCAGATTATGCACCTGGTACGCAAAAGAATGTGTCTGGTGAAGTTATCAGGTGGAACAATGTTTCTGGTCCTGAGAAAGTAGATGCTAAAAAGTACATTGAATTGCTTGAAGCAGAGATTGAGGAACTCAATCTTCAGGTTGGAAGAAAGTCTGCAAATGGACAAAATGAGTTGTTGGaatatctcaagtctcttgaacccCAGAATTTGAAG GAGTTGACAAGTAGCGCTGGGGAGGATGCTGTGCTTGCAATGAACACCTTTATTAAGAGACTTTTAGCTGTTGCAGAGTCAGAAAAAATGAAG ACAAGTGTAACAGAGACTAGTGCACCAGAACTTGCTAAGCTGCTTTATTGGCTGATGGTGGTTGGATACGGCATCCGGAACATTGAAGTTCGTTTCGATATGGAGCGCGTGCTCGGATCACCTCTAAAGGTTGCCGAGTTACCTCCAGGAGAAAACATTTGA
- the LOC126654474 gene encoding RCC1 domain-containing protein RUG3, mitochondrial, producing the protein MKHILHQRLTTSITRCFSASSATKTKLPILYVSKEINDQHQDDTVTLQLLSWGRGSSGQLGGGIEEMRLYPAPVANLKMLPSSYTLSPTSGQLLNKRTITSKEQAIEVGISCGLFHSAMLVDGNCWLWGKGDGGRLGFGHENPAFLPTSNPNLDPVRCLALGGVHSVALTSAGQVFTWGYGGFGALGHCVYHRELLPRLVQSISHEKIHHIATSGTHTAAITGSGELYTWGRDEGDGRLGLGPERGPNEGGGLSIPSRVKALSAPVSAVSCGGFFTMALTEEGQIWNWGANSNYELGRGDKLGGWKPQPIPSVEGVSFIQIASGGYHSLALTDEGKVLSWGFGGHGQLGHPSMQNQKVPLVIEALADQRVVYIACGGSTSAAVTDEGKLYMWGNGKDSQLGVPGLPELQPCPVEVKFLMEDNGLGSHKVLSVAIGASHAMCLVSRSSR; encoded by the exons ATGAAACATATTCTTCATCAACGCCTTACAACCTCCATAACTCGCTGCTTTTCTGCATCATCTGCCACTAAAACCAAATTACCTATCCTCTATGTAAGTAAAGAAATCAACGACCAACATCAAGACGATACCGTAACTCTCCAGCTCCTTTCCTGGGGAAGAGGATCCTCTGGCCAGCTTGGCGGTGGCATTGAGGAAATGAGACTCTACCCAGCTCCAGTCGCAAACCTCAAGATGTTACCCTCCTCTTATACGCTCTCTCCAACTTCAGGCCAACTATTAAATAAACGAACCATTACTAGCAAAGAACAAGCTATTGAAGTTGGGATTTCTTGTGGATTATTTCATTCTGCAATGCTTGTGGATGGTAATTGTTGGTTATGGGGAAAAGGAGACGGTGGTCGCTTGGGGTTCGGGCATGAAAATCCTGCTTTTCTTCCTACTTCAAACCCTAATTTGGATCCTGTTAGGTGTCTTGCTCTTGGTGGGGTCCATTCTGTAGCCCTAACTTCCGCTGGCCAAGTGTTTACATG GGGTTATGGTGGTTTTGGTGCACTGGGGCATTGTGTTTATCATAGAGAACTGTTACCTAGATTAGTCCAAAGCATTTCCCATGAAAAGATACACCACATTGCTACTAGTGGCACGCATACTGCTGCTATAACTGGATCAG GGGAGCTCTATACTTGGGGTAGAGATGAAGGGGATGGTAGGTTGGGACTCGGCCCTGAGCGAGGCCCCAATGAAGGAGGCGGACTTAGTATTCCTTCCAGAGTAAAAGCATTATCAGCTCCTGTTTCTGCTGTTTCCTGCGGTGGCTTCTTCACAATGGCGCTGACTGAGGAAGGCCAAATTTGGAATTGGGGAG CGAACTCCAATTACGAGCTTGGGAGAGGCGATAAGCTTGGTGGTTGGAAACCACAGCCAATTCCTAGCGTTGAAGGTGTCAGTTTTATTCAGATAGCAAGCGGTGGATACCACTCTCTTGCATTAACTG ATGAAGGCAAAGTTCTTTCATGGGGATTCGGTGGGCATGGTCAGCTTGGCCATCCTTCAATGCAAAACCAAAAAGTACCGTTGGTGATCGAGGCTTTGGCTGACCAACGTGTTGTTTATATTGCCTGTGGAGGTTCGACATCAGCAGCTGTAACCG ATGAGGGGAAGTTGTACATGTGGGGAAATGGCAAAGATTCTCAATTGGGGGTTCCTGGTCTGCCAGAGTTGCAACCATGTCCTGTGGAGGTCAAGTTTCTAATGGAAGACAACGGCTTGGGATCCCATAAAGTTCTGTCTGTTGCTATTGGTGCATCTCATGCAATGTGTTTGGTTTCAAGATCAAGCCGTTAA
- the LOC126682213 gene encoding L-ascorbate oxidase homolog — MPLNVAGTGIVCGLLLCISTVFLFAIVEAEDPYRFFNWNVTYGDIYPLGVRQRGILINGQFPGPDIHSVTNDNLIINVYNSLDEPFLLSWNGIQNRRNSYEDGVYGTTCPIPPGRNFTYILQVKDQIGSFYYFPSLAFHKAAGGFGGIRILSRPRIPVPFPDPSGDYTVLIGDWYKSNHTDLKAHLDNGKKLPFPDGILINGRGPNGYALTVEQGKTYRLRISNVGLQNSLNFRIQNHKMKLVEVEGTHTLQTTYSSLDVHVGQSYSVLFTADQPGQDYYIVVSSRFTDNVTTTTGVLHYSNSAGPVSGPPPGGPTIQIDWSLNQARSIRTNLTASGPRPNPQGSYHYGMINTTRTIIFASSAGQVNGKQRYAVNSVSFVPQDTPLKLADYFKIPGVFKENSISDRPYGGGIYLDTSVLTVNYREFVEIVFQNNENIVQSWHLDGYSFFVVGMDGGQWTSASKDQYNLRDAVARCTTQVYPMSWTAIYVPLDNVGMWNIRTEFWARQYLGQQLYLRVFTTSTSLRDEYPIPKNAITCGKAAGRRTRPL, encoded by the exons ATGCCGCTTAATGTAGCGGGAACAGGCATTGTATGCGGTTTATTGTTATGCATCAGTACTGTTTTTCTTTTTGCCATTGTTGAAGCTGAAGATCCGTACAGGTTTTTCAACTGGAATGTCACTTACGGCGATATTTATCCGCTCGGTGTTCGTCAAcgg GGTATTTTGATCAACGGACAATTTCCGGGGCCGGATATTCACTCCGTTACTAACGATAACCTTATCATCAATGTGTATAACAGCTTAGACGAGCCTTTTCTTCTCTCCTG GAATGGAATTCAAAATAGAAGAAATTCATATGAGGATGGTGTTTATGGGACCACATGCCCAATTCCTCCAGGCAGAAACTTCACATACATTCTTCAAGTAAAGGATCAAATTGGAAGTTTCTATTACTTCCCTTCTCTTGCATTCCACAAAGCTGCTGGTGGTTTTGGAGGTATCCGAATCCTCAGTCGCCCGCGAATTCCTGTTCCTTTCCCAGATCCTTCCGGCGATTACACCGTTCTTATTGGAGATTGGTACAAATCTAATCACACG GACCTAAAAGCTCATCTGGATAATGGTAAGAAGCTGCCATTCCCTGATGGCATCCTCATCAATGGTCGTGGGCCCAATGGTTACGCTCTCACTGTTGAACAAG GAAAAACGTACAGACTTAGAATATCGAATGTTGGGTTACAAAATTCACTCAATTTCCGGATTCAAAACCATAAAATGAAGCTTGTAGAAGTAGAAGGAACACATACTCTTCAAACTACATATTCCTCACTAGACGTTCATGTTGGCCAGTCCTACTCTGTTCTGTTTACAGCTGACCAGCCTGGTCAGGACTACTACATTGTGGTTTCCTCCAGGTTCACTGACAATGTGACCACCACCACTGGCGTTCTTCATTACAGTAACTCTGCTGGCCCAGTCTCTGGCCCACCCCCTGGTGGACCCACCATTCAGATTGATTGGTCTCTCAATCAGGCCCGCTCCATTAG GACAAATCTTACTGCAAGTGGACCAAGACCAAATCCACAAGGCTCGTACCATTATGGTATGATCAACACAACCAGGACCATCATTTTTGCTAGTTCTGCTGGTCAAGTGAATGGCAAGCAGAGATATGCAGTCAACAGTGTGTCCTTTGTTCCACAGGACACCCCACTAAAGCTTGCAGACTACTTCAAGATTCCTGGAGTTTTTAAAGAGAATAGTATATCAGACAGACCGTATGGGGGAGGAATTTACCTCGACACTTCAGTTTTGACTGTTAATTATAGAGAATTTGTAGAAATTGTATTTCAGAACAATGAAAACATTGTGCAAAGCTGGCATCTTGATGGTTACAGTTTCTTTGTCGTTGG TATGGACGGAGGACAATGGACATCAGCCAGTAAGGATCAATACAACCTTCGTGATGCAGTTGCACGATGCACCACTCAG GTATATCCAATGTCGTGGACTGCAATTTATGTGCCGCTAGACAATGTAGGAATGTGGAACATAAGAACGGAGTTCTGGGCACGCCAATACCTTGGGCAGCAGCTTTATTTGCGAGTTTTCACAACCTCCACTTCACTTAGAGATGAATACCCCATTCCAAAGAATGCAATTACTTGTGGAAAGGCGGCCGGTCGACGCACACGACCACTGTAA
- the LOC126682222 gene encoding uncharacterized protein LOC126682222, which yields MLGTVNHYLTGFRLPSSYNATQNGVSHSWEEIGVGARMASSAPTASQNPKKTVGFIANAIKHKHSFIQFFAMTGILLLSVRSLGQKYRLHDLEEDTSALKEEQKTLTTRLNNIRQGLLNEASLDSTGRFASRLRLLFGDEN from the coding sequence ATGTTGGGGACGGTAAACCACTACCTCACAGGATTTAGACTTCCCTCAAGCTACAACGCAACTCAAAACGGAGTCTCTCATTCCTGGGAAGAAATCGGAGTTGGTGCTCGGATGGCGTCGTCAGCGCCGACGGCctctcaaaaccctaaaaagaCGGTGGGGTTTATAGCAAACGCAATAAAGCATAAACATAGTTTTATTCAGTTCTTTGCAATGACCGGAATTTTGCTTTTGAGTGTGAGATCGTTGGGTCAAAAATACCGGCTCCACGACCTTGAAGAGGACACGTCAGCTCTTAAAGAAGAGCAGAAAACCCTAACGACTCGATTGAATAACATCAGGCAGGGTTTGCTCAACGAAGCCTCTCTTGATTCTACTGGCCGTTTTGCTTCTCGCCTTCGCCTTCTCTTCGGCGACGAAAATTAA